From the genome of Spinacia oleracea cultivar Varoflay chromosome 2, BTI_SOV_V1, whole genome shotgun sequence, one region includes:
- the LOC110791514 gene encoding serine/threonine-protein kinase VPS15 isoform X1, whose product MGNKIARTTQASATEYYLHDLPSSYNLVLKEVLGRGRFFKSIQCKHDEGLVLVKVYFKRGDQIDLREYDKRLFHIRDTFRSIENSHVWPFQFWLETDKAAYLLRQHFFNNLHDRLSTRPFLSLIEKKWLAFQLLFAVKQSHDHGICHGDIKCENVLVTSWNWVYLADFASFKPTYIPDDDPSDFSFFFDTGGRRLCYLAPERFYEHGDDMPVASDAPLTPSMDIFAAGCVIAELFLEGHPLFELSQLLAYRRGQYDPSQHLEKIPDPGVRKMILHMIQLNPDERLSAEGYLQSYAGTVFPNYFSPFLHNFYSCLNSLDSDARVVMCQSAFHEIVKQMTDNKFSIETSGGHGVPSNYSGSKASQQTVSKQVHSYPKVSLKKDPLARGLANERFELLGDLSALLRDVDHSNHFSSNKTNQEDTSKIHFLQSQEVYSLQSPNLLQSISDVFKRREHAFLKKITINDLKSLMSEYDSESDTYRMPFLQLPPDDARCEGMVLIASLLCSCIRNVKFPQLRRCCILLLRYSSIYIDDEDRLQRVLPYVVAMLSDPAAIVRCAALETLCDILPLVREFPPSDAKIFPEYILPMLSMLPDDPEESVRICYASNISKLALTSYGFLVHSIRLSEAGVLDELSAPHKSLTPFSDSGQALKVYSNAQLAHLRKSIAEVVQELVMGPKQTPNIRRALLQDIAGLCCFFGQRQSNDFLLPILPAFLNDRDEQLRTVFYGQIVYVCFFVGQRSVEEYLSPYIEQALSDTTEGVIANTLDCLNVLCNSGFLRKRVLLEMIQHAFPLLCYPSQWVRRSVASFIAASSESLGAVDSYVFLAPVVRPFLRRQPASLASEKALLSCLKPPVSRQVFYQVLENARGSDMLERQRKIWYNTSTQPTQWGVVDLPKQDEELVSLENWPDALQKLEDQSVAGLSADHIETMECDNTEAKLRALKGCIRNASSTIDIRDHLSPEKLQFSGLISPQLTSMNSFLHEKSSENIPLYSFSLDRGALGNPQAASDTSLQPNLLGLGSSTTPWMDPVNKPFGMASSVPAPRLVSGSFSIANGTKQFHRVVHEPESRENDQSSYMSSKFQDLGISSSTITKGSSVSTEDAPPSTDVAGSPSVSWTSALPDSGWKPRGVLVAHLQEHRSAVNDIAVSTDQSFFVSASDDSTVRIWDSRKLEKDISFRSKLTYPLEGSRALCTTMIRGSAQVVVGACDGKLHMFSVDYISRGLGNVIEKYSGVADVKKKDVGEGAILSVVNYSAEASSSHLVMYSTQNYGIHLWDTRANTDSWTLKSLPEEGYISSLVTDPCGNWFISGSSRGVLTLWDLRFRIPVNTWEYPRPCPIENMCLYVPLPHTPFSCMGRPLVYVAAGCNEVSLWNAETGSCHQVFRVPGNDGDAEFSELPWALARPQNKANPKSDPRRNVNLKYRVDELNEPPPRLSGIRSLLPLPGGDLLTGGTDLKIRRWDHSRPERSYSVCGPTVKGLGNDELYESKSSFGVQVVQEMRKRPATTKLTTKAVLAAAATDPAGCHRDSILSLASVKLNQRLLLSSSRDGSIKVWK is encoded by the exons ATGGGGAATAAGATCGCAAGAACAACACAAGCATCAGCAACAGAGTATTACCTTCACGACTTACCATCATCGTATAATCTAGTTCTTAAAGAGGTACTTGGTCGCGGTCGATTCTTCAAATCAATCCAATGTAAACACGACGAAGGCCTTGTTCTTGTTAAAGTCTACTTCAAACGAGGCGACCAGATCGATTTGAGAGAGTATGATAAGCGCCTCTTTCATATTAGGGATACGTTTCGATCAATTGAAAATTCCCATGTTTGGCCTTTTCAG TTTTGGCTGGAAACTGACAAGGCGGCATATCTGCTCAGGCAGCATTTCTTCAATAATCTTCATGATCGTCTCAGTACTAGGCCTTTTCTTAGCCTAATTGAGAAGAAGTGGCTTGCTTTTCAG CTTTTGTTTGCAGTGAAGCAGAGTCACGATCATGGGATTTGTCATG GTGATATTAAGTGTGAGAATGTGCTGGTTACGTCTTGGAATTGGGTGTACCTGGCCGACTTTGCGTCTTTTAAACCTACCTACATTCCTGATGACGATCCATCTGATTTCTCGTTTTTCTTTGATACTGGAGGGAGAAGGCTCTGTTATCTTGCACCCGAG AGATTTTATGAGCATGGAGATGATATGCCAGTCGCATCTGATGCACCGCTTACGCCATCTATGGATATCTTCGCAGCAGG TTGTGTGATAGCAGAGCTATTCCTGGAGGGACATCCATTATTCGAACTTTCCCAGCTTCTTGCTTATCGGAGAGGGCAATATGATCCTAGCCAGCATCTTGAGAAG ATCCCTGATCCAGGCGTTCGGAAGATGATTCTTCACATGATCCAGTTGAATCCAGATGAACGATTATCTGCTGAAGGTTATCTGCAGAGTTATGCTGGCACTGTGTTTCCCAACTATTTCTCACCATTCCTGCATAACTTCTATTCATGTTTGAATTCTCTTGACTCTGATGCCAGG GTTGTAATGTGTCAGAGTGCTTTTCATGAAATAGTTAAGCAAATGACGGACAATAAATTTAGTATTGAGACAAGTGGAGGACATGGGGTACCATCCAACTATTCTGGTAGTAAGGCATCCCAACAAACAGTCTCGAAACAAGTGCACAGCTATCCTAAGGTCTCTTTGAAGAAAGATCCCCTGGCAAGGGGATTAGCTAATGAACGGTTTGAACTTCTTGGTGATTTAAGTGCCTTACTCAGGGATGTAGATCACTCAAATCATTTTTCTAGCAATAAGACAAATCAGGAGGATACATCTAAGATTCATTTTCTGCAAAGTCAAGAGGTGTACAGTTTGCAATCTCCGAATCTGCTTCAAAGTATTTCTGATGTGTTTAAGAGACGGGAACACGCCTTTTTGAAGAAGATCACTATTAATGACTTGAAATCATTGATGTCGGAGTACGACAGTGAATCAGATACTTATCGCATGCCCTTTCTACAGCTACCTCCTGACGATGCGCGTTGTGAAGGTATGGTTCTTATTGCTTCTTTGCTATGCTCATGCATACGTAATGTCAAGTTTCCTCAGCTGCGGCGTTGTTGTATACTCTTGTTGAGGTATTCGTCTATATATATTGATGATGAAGATCGACTCCAACGTGTGCTCCCATACGTTGTTGCTATGCTATCTGACCCAGCTGCCATTGTTCGTTGTGCTGCCTTAGAGACTCTGTGCGATATTTTACCATTAGTTCGAGAATTTCCTCCAAGTGACGCTAAAATATTTCCTGAATACATTCTTCCGATGCTCTCTATGCTCCCTGATGATCCTGAGGAAAGTGTACGGATTTGTTATGCAAGCAATATATCCAAGCTTGCATTAACATCCTATGGATTTTTAGTTCACTCAATTAGATTGAGTGAGGCAGGTGTGTTAGATGAACTGAGTGCCCCCCATAAGTCGCTGACACCATTTAGTGATAGTGGTCAGGCACTCAAAGTATATAGCAATGCACAACTTGCTCATCTTAGAAAGTCCATAGCTGAGGTTGTTCAGGAACTTGTAATGGGTCCAAAGCAAACTCCAAATATTAGAAGAGCACTATTGCAGGATATTGCTGGTTTGTGCTGCTTCTTTGGTCAAAGACAGAGTAATGATTTTCTGTTGCCCATCCTTCCTGCTTTTCTGAATGACCGTGATGAGCAGCTGAGAACAGTTTTCTACGGGCAGATTGTGTATGTTTGCTTCTTTGTGGGTCAAAGAAGTGTTGAGGAGTATCTTTCACCATACATAGAGCAGGCTTTGAGTGATACAACTGAAGGTGTTATAGCAAATACATTAGATTGCTTAAATGTACTGTGCAATAGTGGTTTCTTACGGAAAAGAGTGCTGCTTGAAATGATACAGCATGCCTTTCCGTTACTATGTTATCCCAGTCAATGGGTTAGGAGGTCAGTTGCATCCTTCATTGCTGCAAGTAGTGAGAGTTTGGGAGCTGTCGACTCCTATGTCTTTTTAGCTCCAGTTGTTCGCCCTTTTCTGCGCAGGCAGCCAGCTTCCTTAGCTTCAGAGAAGGCTCTTCTTTCATGTCTAAAGCCTCCTGTTTCTAGACAGGTATTCTACCAAGTCTTGGAGAATGCCAGGGGATCAGACATGTTGGAGAGACAGAGAAAGATATGGTACAACACATCAACACAGCCTACACAATGGGGTGTTGTTGATTTACCGAAACAGGATGAGGAATTGGTTTCCCTGGAGAACTGGCCTGACGCGTTACAAAAACTCGAGGATCAGAGTGTTGCGGGGCTTTCTGCAGACCATATAGAGACAATGGAATGTGACAATACTGAGGCTAAATTGAGAGCTTTGAAGGGTTGTATCCGCAATGCTTCTAGTACTATTGATATTAGGGATCATCTTTCACCAGAAAAGCTACAGTTTTCTGGCTTGATATCTCCTCAGCTTACTAGTATGAATAGCTTCCTTCATGAAAAATCATCTGAAAACATTCCTTTGTACTCTTTCTCCCTAGATAGAGGAGCATTGGGGAATCCTCAAGCAGCATCTGACACTTCATTGCAACCCAATTTACTAGGATTGGGTTCTTCTACCACACCTTGGATGGATCCGGTGAACAAACCATTTGGCATGGCTAGTTCAGTCCCGGCACCTAGACTTGTGTCTGGTTCATTTAGCATTGCTAATGGCACTAAACAATTTCATAGAGTGGTACATGAACCTGAATCCAGGGAAAACGACCAATCATCATATATGAGTAGCAAATTTCAAGATTTGGGAATTTCTAGCAGTACCATCACAAAGGGAAGTTCAGTATCCACAGAGGACGCTCCACCCTCGACTGATGTAGCCGGGTCACCATCTGTCTCATGGACTTCAGCACTTCCTGATTCAGGGTGGAAACCCCGTGGAGTGTTGGTTGCTCATCTACAGGAACATCGCTCTGCTGTTAATGATATTGCTGTTTCAACTGACCAAAGCTTTTTTGTAAGTGCATCTGATGATTCAACTGTGAGGATTTGGGACTCAAGGAAGTTAGAGAAGGATATCTCATTTAGGTCTAAATTGACCTATCCTTTGGAGGGTAGCCGGGCATTATGCACAACAATGATTCGGGGTTCTGCACAAGTTGTTGTGGGTGCATGTGATGGCAAGTTACACATGTTCTCTGTGGATTACATTTCTAGAGGACTTGGCAATGTTATTGAGAAGTACTCGGGTGTTGCTGATGTAAAGAAGAAGGATGTTGGTGAAGGTGCAATCCTCAGTGTTGTCAACTACTCTGCTGAAGCCTCTTCAAGTCATTTAGTTATGTACAGTACTCAGAATTATGGTATTCATCTCTGGGACACCAGGGCTAATACTGATTCATGGACACTGAAATCACTTCCCGAAGAGGGTTATATCTCCAGTTTGGTGACAGATCCATGTGGAAACTGGTTCATATCAGGGTCTTCCAGGGGTGTATTGACCCTATGGGATCTTAGGTTTCGCATACCGGTGAATACGTGGGAGTATCCTCGTCCGTGCCCAATAGAGAACATGTGTCTCTATGTTCCTCTACCACATACACCTTTTTCTTGCATGGGTAGGCCTCTTGTCTATGTTGCTGCTGGTTGTAATGAAGTTTCTCTTTGGAATGCTGAAACTGGAAGCTGCCATCAG GTATTCCGAGTACCAGGTAATGATGGTGATGCTGAGTTTTCTGAGTTGCCTTGGGCATTGGCCAGACCTCAAAACAAGGCAAATCCAAAATCTGACCCTAGGCGAAATGTAAACCTGAAATACCGGGTTGATGAGTTAAATGAACCTCCTCCTCGTCTCTCTGGTATTCGTTCATTGCTTCCTCTACCTGGGGGGGATTTGTTAACTGGTGGAACTGATTTGAAGATTCGTCGATGGGACCACAGCAG ACCTGAGCGCAGTTACTCTGTGTGTGGGCCTACAGTTAAAGGCCTTGGAAATGATGAACTCTACGAAAGTAAATCTAGCTTCGGTGTGCAAGTTGTGCAG GAAATGAGGAAGCGACCTGCTACCACCAAATTGACCACAAAAGCAGTTCTTGCAGCAGCTGCTACCGATCCTGCAGGTTGCCATCGCGACTCGATTCTCTCTCTCGCCTCCGTCAAATTGAACCAGAGATTGTTGTTATCGAGCAGTAGAGACGGCTCAATTAAGGTCTGGAagtaa
- the LOC110791514 gene encoding serine/threonine-protein kinase VPS15 isoform X2 encodes MGFVMCENVLVTSWNWVYLADFASFKPTYIPDDDPSDFSFFFDTGGRRLCYLAPERFYEHGDDMPVASDAPLTPSMDIFAAGCVIAELFLEGHPLFELSQLLAYRRGQYDPSQHLEKIPDPGVRKMILHMIQLNPDERLSAEGYLQSYAGTVFPNYFSPFLHNFYSCLNSLDSDARVVMCQSAFHEIVKQMTDNKFSIETSGGHGVPSNYSGSKASQQTVSKQVHSYPKVSLKKDPLARGLANERFELLGDLSALLRDVDHSNHFSSNKTNQEDTSKIHFLQSQEVYSLQSPNLLQSISDVFKRREHAFLKKITINDLKSLMSEYDSESDTYRMPFLQLPPDDARCEGMVLIASLLCSCIRNVKFPQLRRCCILLLRYSSIYIDDEDRLQRVLPYVVAMLSDPAAIVRCAALETLCDILPLVREFPPSDAKIFPEYILPMLSMLPDDPEESVRICYASNISKLALTSYGFLVHSIRLSEAGVLDELSAPHKSLTPFSDSGQALKVYSNAQLAHLRKSIAEVVQELVMGPKQTPNIRRALLQDIAGLCCFFGQRQSNDFLLPILPAFLNDRDEQLRTVFYGQIVYVCFFVGQRSVEEYLSPYIEQALSDTTEGVIANTLDCLNVLCNSGFLRKRVLLEMIQHAFPLLCYPSQWVRRSVASFIAASSESLGAVDSYVFLAPVVRPFLRRQPASLASEKALLSCLKPPVSRQVFYQVLENARGSDMLERQRKIWYNTSTQPTQWGVVDLPKQDEELVSLENWPDALQKLEDQSVAGLSADHIETMECDNTEAKLRALKGCIRNASSTIDIRDHLSPEKLQFSGLISPQLTSMNSFLHEKSSENIPLYSFSLDRGALGNPQAASDTSLQPNLLGLGSSTTPWMDPVNKPFGMASSVPAPRLVSGSFSIANGTKQFHRVVHEPESRENDQSSYMSSKFQDLGISSSTITKGSSVSTEDAPPSTDVAGSPSVSWTSALPDSGWKPRGVLVAHLQEHRSAVNDIAVSTDQSFFVSASDDSTVRIWDSRKLEKDISFRSKLTYPLEGSRALCTTMIRGSAQVVVGACDGKLHMFSVDYISRGLGNVIEKYSGVADVKKKDVGEGAILSVVNYSAEASSSHLVMYSTQNYGIHLWDTRANTDSWTLKSLPEEGYISSLVTDPCGNWFISGSSRGVLTLWDLRFRIPVNTWEYPRPCPIENMCLYVPLPHTPFSCMGRPLVYVAAGCNEVSLWNAETGSCHQVFRVPGNDGDAEFSELPWALARPQNKANPKSDPRRNVNLKYRVDELNEPPPRLSGIRSLLPLPGGDLLTGGTDLKIRRWDHSRPERSYSVCGPTVKGLGNDELYESKSSFGVQVVQEMRKRPATTKLTTKAVLAAAATDPAGCHRDSILSLASVKLNQRLLLSSSRDGSIKVWK; translated from the exons ATGGGATTTGTCATG TGTGAGAATGTGCTGGTTACGTCTTGGAATTGGGTGTACCTGGCCGACTTTGCGTCTTTTAAACCTACCTACATTCCTGATGACGATCCATCTGATTTCTCGTTTTTCTTTGATACTGGAGGGAGAAGGCTCTGTTATCTTGCACCCGAG AGATTTTATGAGCATGGAGATGATATGCCAGTCGCATCTGATGCACCGCTTACGCCATCTATGGATATCTTCGCAGCAGG TTGTGTGATAGCAGAGCTATTCCTGGAGGGACATCCATTATTCGAACTTTCCCAGCTTCTTGCTTATCGGAGAGGGCAATATGATCCTAGCCAGCATCTTGAGAAG ATCCCTGATCCAGGCGTTCGGAAGATGATTCTTCACATGATCCAGTTGAATCCAGATGAACGATTATCTGCTGAAGGTTATCTGCAGAGTTATGCTGGCACTGTGTTTCCCAACTATTTCTCACCATTCCTGCATAACTTCTATTCATGTTTGAATTCTCTTGACTCTGATGCCAGG GTTGTAATGTGTCAGAGTGCTTTTCATGAAATAGTTAAGCAAATGACGGACAATAAATTTAGTATTGAGACAAGTGGAGGACATGGGGTACCATCCAACTATTCTGGTAGTAAGGCATCCCAACAAACAGTCTCGAAACAAGTGCACAGCTATCCTAAGGTCTCTTTGAAGAAAGATCCCCTGGCAAGGGGATTAGCTAATGAACGGTTTGAACTTCTTGGTGATTTAAGTGCCTTACTCAGGGATGTAGATCACTCAAATCATTTTTCTAGCAATAAGACAAATCAGGAGGATACATCTAAGATTCATTTTCTGCAAAGTCAAGAGGTGTACAGTTTGCAATCTCCGAATCTGCTTCAAAGTATTTCTGATGTGTTTAAGAGACGGGAACACGCCTTTTTGAAGAAGATCACTATTAATGACTTGAAATCATTGATGTCGGAGTACGACAGTGAATCAGATACTTATCGCATGCCCTTTCTACAGCTACCTCCTGACGATGCGCGTTGTGAAGGTATGGTTCTTATTGCTTCTTTGCTATGCTCATGCATACGTAATGTCAAGTTTCCTCAGCTGCGGCGTTGTTGTATACTCTTGTTGAGGTATTCGTCTATATATATTGATGATGAAGATCGACTCCAACGTGTGCTCCCATACGTTGTTGCTATGCTATCTGACCCAGCTGCCATTGTTCGTTGTGCTGCCTTAGAGACTCTGTGCGATATTTTACCATTAGTTCGAGAATTTCCTCCAAGTGACGCTAAAATATTTCCTGAATACATTCTTCCGATGCTCTCTATGCTCCCTGATGATCCTGAGGAAAGTGTACGGATTTGTTATGCAAGCAATATATCCAAGCTTGCATTAACATCCTATGGATTTTTAGTTCACTCAATTAGATTGAGTGAGGCAGGTGTGTTAGATGAACTGAGTGCCCCCCATAAGTCGCTGACACCATTTAGTGATAGTGGTCAGGCACTCAAAGTATATAGCAATGCACAACTTGCTCATCTTAGAAAGTCCATAGCTGAGGTTGTTCAGGAACTTGTAATGGGTCCAAAGCAAACTCCAAATATTAGAAGAGCACTATTGCAGGATATTGCTGGTTTGTGCTGCTTCTTTGGTCAAAGACAGAGTAATGATTTTCTGTTGCCCATCCTTCCTGCTTTTCTGAATGACCGTGATGAGCAGCTGAGAACAGTTTTCTACGGGCAGATTGTGTATGTTTGCTTCTTTGTGGGTCAAAGAAGTGTTGAGGAGTATCTTTCACCATACATAGAGCAGGCTTTGAGTGATACAACTGAAGGTGTTATAGCAAATACATTAGATTGCTTAAATGTACTGTGCAATAGTGGTTTCTTACGGAAAAGAGTGCTGCTTGAAATGATACAGCATGCCTTTCCGTTACTATGTTATCCCAGTCAATGGGTTAGGAGGTCAGTTGCATCCTTCATTGCTGCAAGTAGTGAGAGTTTGGGAGCTGTCGACTCCTATGTCTTTTTAGCTCCAGTTGTTCGCCCTTTTCTGCGCAGGCAGCCAGCTTCCTTAGCTTCAGAGAAGGCTCTTCTTTCATGTCTAAAGCCTCCTGTTTCTAGACAGGTATTCTACCAAGTCTTGGAGAATGCCAGGGGATCAGACATGTTGGAGAGACAGAGAAAGATATGGTACAACACATCAACACAGCCTACACAATGGGGTGTTGTTGATTTACCGAAACAGGATGAGGAATTGGTTTCCCTGGAGAACTGGCCTGACGCGTTACAAAAACTCGAGGATCAGAGTGTTGCGGGGCTTTCTGCAGACCATATAGAGACAATGGAATGTGACAATACTGAGGCTAAATTGAGAGCTTTGAAGGGTTGTATCCGCAATGCTTCTAGTACTATTGATATTAGGGATCATCTTTCACCAGAAAAGCTACAGTTTTCTGGCTTGATATCTCCTCAGCTTACTAGTATGAATAGCTTCCTTCATGAAAAATCATCTGAAAACATTCCTTTGTACTCTTTCTCCCTAGATAGAGGAGCATTGGGGAATCCTCAAGCAGCATCTGACACTTCATTGCAACCCAATTTACTAGGATTGGGTTCTTCTACCACACCTTGGATGGATCCGGTGAACAAACCATTTGGCATGGCTAGTTCAGTCCCGGCACCTAGACTTGTGTCTGGTTCATTTAGCATTGCTAATGGCACTAAACAATTTCATAGAGTGGTACATGAACCTGAATCCAGGGAAAACGACCAATCATCATATATGAGTAGCAAATTTCAAGATTTGGGAATTTCTAGCAGTACCATCACAAAGGGAAGTTCAGTATCCACAGAGGACGCTCCACCCTCGACTGATGTAGCCGGGTCACCATCTGTCTCATGGACTTCAGCACTTCCTGATTCAGGGTGGAAACCCCGTGGAGTGTTGGTTGCTCATCTACAGGAACATCGCTCTGCTGTTAATGATATTGCTGTTTCAACTGACCAAAGCTTTTTTGTAAGTGCATCTGATGATTCAACTGTGAGGATTTGGGACTCAAGGAAGTTAGAGAAGGATATCTCATTTAGGTCTAAATTGACCTATCCTTTGGAGGGTAGCCGGGCATTATGCACAACAATGATTCGGGGTTCTGCACAAGTTGTTGTGGGTGCATGTGATGGCAAGTTACACATGTTCTCTGTGGATTACATTTCTAGAGGACTTGGCAATGTTATTGAGAAGTACTCGGGTGTTGCTGATGTAAAGAAGAAGGATGTTGGTGAAGGTGCAATCCTCAGTGTTGTCAACTACTCTGCTGAAGCCTCTTCAAGTCATTTAGTTATGTACAGTACTCAGAATTATGGTATTCATCTCTGGGACACCAGGGCTAATACTGATTCATGGACACTGAAATCACTTCCCGAAGAGGGTTATATCTCCAGTTTGGTGACAGATCCATGTGGAAACTGGTTCATATCAGGGTCTTCCAGGGGTGTATTGACCCTATGGGATCTTAGGTTTCGCATACCGGTGAATACGTGGGAGTATCCTCGTCCGTGCCCAATAGAGAACATGTGTCTCTATGTTCCTCTACCACATACACCTTTTTCTTGCATGGGTAGGCCTCTTGTCTATGTTGCTGCTGGTTGTAATGAAGTTTCTCTTTGGAATGCTGAAACTGGAAGCTGCCATCAG GTATTCCGAGTACCAGGTAATGATGGTGATGCTGAGTTTTCTGAGTTGCCTTGGGCATTGGCCAGACCTCAAAACAAGGCAAATCCAAAATCTGACCCTAGGCGAAATGTAAACCTGAAATACCGGGTTGATGAGTTAAATGAACCTCCTCCTCGTCTCTCTGGTATTCGTTCATTGCTTCCTCTACCTGGGGGGGATTTGTTAACTGGTGGAACTGATTTGAAGATTCGTCGATGGGACCACAGCAG ACCTGAGCGCAGTTACTCTGTGTGTGGGCCTACAGTTAAAGGCCTTGGAAATGATGAACTCTACGAAAGTAAATCTAGCTTCGGTGTGCAAGTTGTGCAG GAAATGAGGAAGCGACCTGCTACCACCAAATTGACCACAAAAGCAGTTCTTGCAGCAGCTGCTACCGATCCTGCAGGTTGCCATCGCGACTCGATTCTCTCTCTCGCCTCCGTCAAATTGAACCAGAGATTGTTGTTATCGAGCAGTAGAGACGGCTCAATTAAGGTCTGGAagtaa